A window of the Oscillospiraceae bacterium NTUH-002-81 genome harbors these coding sequences:
- the mgtE gene encoding magnesium transporter: MDIVMDLDKIKELIETKQYSLLREMLSEMNEADIAAMMEELTGDDMLTVFRFLPKDMAADVFSYLPIEYQQDIITDLSDKEAANVIDSLMADDAADLMEEMPANVVKKLLANASPETRRDINLLLRYPEDSAGSIMTVEFVDLKETLTVEQAILRIRRTGVDKETIDVCYVLDNRRKLIGSVTLRRLLLSSSDELIENIMNEHVISVHTLMDQEEVSRQFQKYDFTSMPVVDNENRLVGIITVDDIVDILQEETTEDIEKMAAIVPNDKPYMRTGIIDTWKKRIPWLLFLMVSATFTGAIISSFEDALSSYVVLTAFIPMLMDTGGNAGGQASATIIRGLSLEEIEFGDILRVMWKEMRVGVFCGVTLAGANFIKMLVFDRTGVPVACVVCLTLIVAVTVAKLIGCSLPMIARRIGFDPAVMASPFITTIVDALSLLVYFRFATLILHIG, from the coding sequence ATGGACATTGTCATGGATTTAGACAAAATCAAGGAACTGATCGAGACCAAGCAATATTCCCTTCTGCGGGAAATGCTGTCGGAGATGAACGAGGCGGATATTGCGGCAATGATGGAGGAGCTGACCGGCGACGACATGCTGACGGTATTCCGTTTTCTGCCGAAGGATATGGCGGCGGATGTATTTTCCTATCTGCCCATCGAGTATCAGCAGGATATCATCACCGATCTGTCAGATAAAGAGGCGGCCAATGTCATCGACAGCCTGATGGCGGATGATGCGGCGGACCTGATGGAGGAAATGCCGGCCAACGTGGTGAAGAAGCTGCTGGCCAACGCAAGCCCGGAGACACGGCGGGATATCAACCTGCTGCTGCGCTACCCGGAGGATTCCGCCGGAAGCATCATGACGGTGGAGTTTGTGGATCTGAAGGAGACGCTGACGGTGGAGCAGGCGATCCTGCGTATCCGCCGAACCGGTGTGGACAAAGAAACCATTGATGTTTGTTATGTGTTGGATAACCGGAGAAAGCTCATTGGCTCCGTGACGCTGCGGCGTCTGTTGCTGAGTTCCTCTGACGAACTCATTGAAAATATCATGAACGAGCATGTGATCTCCGTTCACACGCTCATGGACCAGGAGGAAGTATCCCGGCAGTTCCAGAAATACGACTTTACTTCCATGCCGGTTGTGGACAACGAGAACCGGCTGGTGGGCATTATCACCGTCGATGATATCGTGGATATCCTGCAGGAAGAGACCACGGAGGATATCGAGAAGATGGCTGCTATCGTGCCGAACGACAAGCCGTACATGCGAACCGGCATCATCGATACGTGGAAAAAACGTATCCCCTGGCTGTTGTTCCTCATGGTGTCGGCCACCTTTACCGGCGCCATCATTTCTTCCTTTGAGGATGCCCTGAGCAGCTATGTGGTGCTGACAGCCTTCATTCCCATGCTCATGGATACCGGCGGAAATGCCGGTGGTCAGGCTTCGGCGACGATCATCCGTGGACTGTCCTTGGAAGAGATCGAGTTCGGGGATATTCTGCGCGTCATGTGGAAGGAAATGCGGGTCGGCGTGTTCTGCGGCGTGACGCTGGCGGGCGCCAATTTTATAAAAATGCTGGTATTCGACCGGACAGGAGTTCCGGTGGCCTGTGTCGTCTGCCTGACCCTGATCGTGGCAGTTACTGTGGCCAAGCTGATCGGCTGCTCCCTGCCGATGATCGCCCGCAGGATCGGTTTTGACCCTGCCGTCATGGCCAGCCCTTTTATTACAACGATAGTGGATGCATTGTCTCTGCTGGTATATTTCCGGTTTGCGACGTTGATCCTTCACATCGGATAA
- a CDS encoding ATP-binding protein, translated as MQKAKSYRNLILGCCMAGIAMLLAFFFLYHTYIRDIIYEERLNQMEEITRQMFQNLEDVIDSHWDRVTEECNYLKDANIQTTDELCKYMKKKYDLSAYADHKITLMAVDSEGGYYTEAGNRGLFRDLDYFEDNPEQISFVFDSMTDNQSEMVFVDRLPEPIHLQNGEKKTSILYFGIAQDMEQLNPYFNCDAYNGNNSVYVLDDNGLKLFNSNQVELIKGHNVFSVLQNMKYLHSSSFDKIKAELEEKGCSYSNAVLDGTEYFYGLRRMDNAEWTLIFLVPAEYVATNTLRLVNFVTLFIVIFTVIASVCVMLGISFVMRRNQQEAIRVERENNAKLETVNTELRQAKKAAEEAFQVAQEASRSKSSFLANMSHDIRTPMNAIIGITSLIRHDAGDKSKVIEYADKIDTSSKHLLGIINDVLDMSKIEAGKTVFKYSDFSIVDLIQELDTIFYSQIYEKKQIFTITKENIWHEWVNGDRVHLMQIFSNLLSNAIKYTQEGGEIQLLAEECESNSSVYAKYRFLVSDNGMGMSAAFKDTIFDAFTRAESSLTNKIQGTGLGMAITRNLVEAMGGTIDVESEPGQGSCFEVLIDLKIAEDRTAALAAQEETDEQDGNILQGMRFLCAEDNELNAEILTELLKIEGAKCTICENGEELLKSFEKSAPGDYDMILMDVQMPVMNGYEATKAIRRSSHELAKKIPVIAMTANAFSEDIQHSLAAGMNAHVSKPVEMRVLEKTIRSIKSCGGVPNRRSLNSNKWQGIRYEKDS; from the coding sequence ATGCAGAAGGCAAAGAGTTACCGAAATTTAATATTGGGCTGCTGTATGGCTGGTATAGCGATGCTTCTTGCATTCTTTTTCCTGTATCATACTTATATCCGGGATATTATCTATGAAGAACGGTTAAACCAGATGGAAGAGATTACCCGTCAGATGTTTCAAAATCTGGAGGATGTGATCGATTCCCACTGGGATCGGGTAACGGAAGAGTGCAATTACCTGAAAGATGCAAATATACAGACTACAGATGAACTCTGTAAATATATGAAAAAGAAATATGACTTATCAGCATATGCAGATCATAAGATCACGTTGATGGCAGTGGATTCAGAGGGCGGATATTACACAGAAGCTGGAAACAGAGGACTTTTCCGGGATCTGGATTATTTTGAAGATAATCCCGAACAGATCAGCTTTGTTTTTGATTCTATGACGGATAATCAGTCAGAGATGGTATTTGTGGATCGTCTGCCGGAACCAATACATCTTCAGAATGGAGAAAAGAAAACTTCAATCCTCTATTTTGGAATTGCCCAGGACATGGAACAGCTGAATCCTTATTTTAACTGCGATGCATATAATGGGAACAACAGTGTGTATGTTCTGGATGATAATGGCCTTAAACTGTTCAACAGCAATCAGGTGGAACTGATCAAGGGGCATAATGTTTTTTCTGTTTTACAGAATATGAAGTATCTTCACAGTTCTTCTTTTGACAAAATAAAGGCGGAACTGGAAGAAAAAGGCTGTAGTTATTCTAATGCGGTGTTGGATGGAACAGAATATTTTTACGGATTAAGAAGAATGGACAATGCCGAATGGACACTTATCTTTCTGGTTCCGGCAGAGTATGTTGCTACGAATACATTAAGACTTGTGAATTTTGTAACACTATTTATCGTTATCTTTACGGTTATCGCATCTGTCTGCGTTATGCTGGGAATTTCTTTTGTTATGCGTAGAAACCAGCAGGAAGCGATCCGCGTGGAGCGGGAAAATAATGCGAAGCTGGAAACAGTGAATACAGAACTGCGGCAGGCAAAAAAGGCGGCAGAGGAAGCTTTTCAGGTAGCGCAGGAAGCGAGCAGATCCAAGAGCAGTTTTCTTGCAAATATGTCTCACGATATACGTACCCCTATGAATGCGATCATTGGTATTACATCATTGATCAGACATGATGCCGGTGATAAAAGCAAGGTAATAGAGTATGCGGATAAAATTGACACTTCCTCAAAGCATCTGTTAGGGATCATTAATGATGTTCTGGACATGAGTAAGATTGAAGCCGGAAAAACTGTTTTCAAATATTCTGACTTTTCTATTGTGGATCTTATACAGGAACTTGACACGATATTTTATTCTCAAATATATGAAAAGAAGCAGATTTTTACAATTACAAAAGAAAATATTTGGCATGAGTGGGTGAATGGGGATCGCGTCCATTTGATGCAGATTTTCAGCAACCTGCTGTCTAATGCAATAAAATATACACAGGAAGGTGGAGAAATTCAGCTTCTGGCGGAAGAATGTGAATCAAATTCATCTGTTTACGCAAAATACCGCTTTTTAGTCAGCGATAACGGTATGGGAATGTCGGCAGCTTTCAAGGATACGATCTTTGATGCGTTTACGCGTGCGGAAAGTTCCCTTACAAACAAAATACAGGGAACCGGACTTGGAATGGCGATTACCAGGAACCTGGTTGAGGCAATGGGAGGTACCATTGATGTGGAGAGTGAACCGGGACAGGGAAGCTGTTTTGAGGTTCTCATAGATCTGAAAATTGCAGAGGATAGAACAGCTGCTCTGGCGGCACAAGAAGAAACAGACGAGCAGGATGGTAATATCCTGCAGGGAATGAGGTTCCTGTGTGCAGAGGATAATGAGCTGAATGCGGAGATCCTGACGGAACTGTTAAAGATTGAGGGTGCGAAGTGCACCATCTGTGAAAATGGTGAAGAGCTTTTGAAGTCATTTGAAAAGTCTGCTCCGGGGGATTATGACATGATCCTGATGGATGTGCAGATGCCTGTTATGAATGGTTATGAGGCAACAAAAGCAATCCGCAGAAGTTCCCATGAACTGGCAAAGAAGATTCCGGTCATTGCCATGACCGCCAATGCATTCTCGGAGGATATTCAGCATTCTCTGGCAGCCGGTATGAATGCACATGTTTCAAAACCGGTTGAGATGAGGGTACTGGAAAAGACGATCAGAAGCATAAAATCCTGCGGGGGGGTACCGAACCGCAGGTCATTGAATAGTAACAAATGGCAGGGAATCAGATATGAAAAGGATAGTTAG
- a CDS encoding ABC transporter substrate-binding protein, whose translation MNIKKVQSASLFLACIAATGLMGCGKTDETSKKHEAITFMAPYMDVDSFIEEVHKTYPEIALEVIPYSGANTTVYLNTILKENDLPDICTLSLYDPELLDLSDRMLDLSGYAFTDNYVESRLKEVSDEGAIYMLPSAYNCFGITHNKTLLEKHGWTVPQSFRELEQLAKEAEESGVQLCLSQIQYPGYGFQYLCNIADTGFLSSLDGRQWQKDYLSGKANVSDTKGMMDSMEYIRKWKDLGMLDGSNSDPIDDAVTRDDFIKGNTLFMLGSQNGITDSDATTDEFGLMPYLSEDGSKNVYILSVGRYYGLNKKLEDDPQKLEDALKVMEVLSTVEGTSSLYPEASLKASLLPFKDAKADDTYYGDIVDAINAGNTAPLIYSGWENTLVTTGTKMLEYMQDKATIEDVVKQLEHDQESVVNNKPEVITTTTEVISQENCAKLVGRCFAQATDSDLALVSLGTWISGNGLNQNNDCVSSKMYAKELTVDDLSAIIPTGWSRTIQTVSLTGKQIRDLYKEGYDAVGTGNNYPYVLVSPVELEGEKPYQVAVSGISEKLASEVEVTDSGIVGLDAAKEFFGQFKTLSEADAEWK comes from the coding sequence ATGAACATCAAAAAAGTACAAAGTGCAAGCCTTTTTCTGGCATGTATAGCAGCAACAGGACTTATGGGATGTGGGAAAACAGATGAAACATCAAAGAAACACGAAGCAATTACTTTTATGGCTCCTTATATGGATGTGGACAGCTTTATAGAAGAAGTGCATAAAACATATCCGGAGATTGCGCTTGAAGTAATCCCGTACAGCGGAGCAAATACAACGGTGTATCTGAATACGATACTGAAGGAAAATGATCTGCCGGATATCTGCACACTTTCCCTTTATGATCCGGAGCTGTTGGATCTCAGTGACAGGATGCTTGATCTTTCGGGTTATGCTTTCACAGATAATTATGTAGAATCCCGTCTGAAGGAGGTATCAGATGAAGGGGCGATCTATATGCTTCCATCTGCGTATAACTGTTTTGGTATTACCCATAACAAAACATTATTAGAAAAACATGGATGGACAGTTCCGCAGTCGTTCCGGGAACTCGAACAGCTTGCCAAAGAAGCAGAGGAATCCGGGGTTCAGTTATGTTTGTCCCAGATCCAGTATCCGGGATATGGTTTCCAGTATTTATGCAATATTGCAGATACCGGATTTTTAAGCTCTCTGGATGGAAGACAGTGGCAGAAGGATTATCTGTCAGGGAAAGCAAATGTCAGTGATACAAAGGGTATGATGGACAGCATGGAATATATCCGGAAATGGAAAGACCTTGGTATGCTTGACGGTAGCAACAGCGATCCGATCGATGATGCAGTAACAAGAGATGATTTTATTAAGGGAAATACGCTGTTTATGCTTGGATCACAGAATGGTATCACGGATTCAGATGCTACAACAGATGAATTTGGACTGATGCCGTATCTGTCAGAAGATGGAAGTAAGAATGTCTACATATTGTCAGTGGGACGTTATTATGGGTTGAATAAAAAGTTAGAGGATGATCCGCAGAAACTGGAAGATGCGTTAAAGGTAATGGAAGTGCTGTCTACTGTTGAGGGAACATCTTCCCTTTACCCAGAGGCATCACTAAAAGCCAGTCTCCTTCCATTTAAGGATGCAAAGGCAGACGATACCTATTATGGTGATATCGTAGATGCGATCAATGCAGGAAATACGGCGCCGCTTATTTACTCTGGCTGGGAAAATACACTTGTCACTACAGGAACAAAAATGCTGGAGTATATGCAGGATAAAGCAACGATAGAAGATGTGGTAAAGCAGCTTGAGCATGATCAGGAAAGCGTGGTAAACAATAAGCCGGAAGTCATTACCACAACAACGGAAGTTATTTCTCAGGAGAATTGTGCAAAGCTGGTAGGCAGATGTTTTGCACAGGCAACTGACAGTGATCTGGCACTTGTTTCCCTGGGAACATGGATCAGTGGTAACGGGTTGAATCAGAACAATGACTGCGTAAGTTCAAAGATGTATGCAAAAGAACTTACAGTGGATGATCTCAGTGCGATCATTCCGACAGGCTGGTCGAGGACAATTCAGACGGTCAGTTTAACAGGAAAACAGATAAGAGACCTATATAAAGAGGGATATGATGCAGTCGGTACAGGAAACAATTATCCTTATGTGCTGGTAAGTCCGGTGGAACTGGAAGGTGAGAAGCCTTATCAGGTGGCTGTTTCCGGAATCAGCGAAAAACTTGCTTCGGAAGTGGAAGTGACAGACAGTGGTATTGTAGGCCTGGATGCGGCAAAAGAGTTTTTTGGGCAATTTAAGACTTTAAGTGAAGCAGACGCTGAATGGAAATAA
- the rpsB gene encoding 30S ribosomal protein S2, with the protein MSVISMKQLLEAGVHFGHQTRRWNPKMAPYIYTERNGIYIIDLQKSVGKVDEAYKAIFDIAADGGSILFVGTKKQAQDAIRVEAERCGMYFVNERWLGGMLTNFKTIQSRIARLKAIETMSEDGTFDVLPKKEVIALKKEWEKLEKNLGGIKNMKKLPDAIFIVDPKKERICVQEAHTLGIPLIGIADTNCDPEELDYVIPGNDDAIRAVKLIVSKMADAVIEANQGAAEEVAEAAAEEAEATEE; encoded by the coding sequence ATGAGCGTTATTTCAATGAAGCAGTTACTCGAAGCCGGTGTGCATTTCGGACACCAGACCAGAAGATGGAACCCTAAGATGGCTCCTTACATCTACACAGAGAGAAATGGTATCTACATCATCGACCTGCAGAAGTCCGTTGGCAAAGTGGACGAGGCTTACAAGGCAATCTTCGATATCGCAGCAGACGGCGGCAGCATTCTGTTCGTAGGAACCAAGAAGCAGGCACAGGACGCTATCCGTGTAGAGGCTGAGAGATGCGGCATGTATTTTGTAAATGAGAGATGGCTCGGCGGTATGCTGACTAACTTCAAGACCATCCAGAGCAGAATCGCAAGACTGAAAGCAATCGAGACCATGTCCGAGGACGGCACCTTCGACGTACTTCCGAAGAAAGAAGTTATCGCTCTGAAGAAAGAGTGGGAGAAGCTGGAGAAGAACCTTGGCGGTATCAAGAACATGAAGAAGCTTCCGGATGCCATCTTCATCGTTGACCCGAAGAAGGAGAGAATCTGCGTACAGGAAGCTCACACACTGGGTATTCCGCTGATCGGTATCGCTGATACCAACTGCGATCCGGAAGAGCTGGATTACGTGATCCCGGGTAACGACGATGCCATCCGTGCAGTAAAACTCATCGTTTCCAAGATGGCAGACGCTGTCATCGAGGCAAACCAGGGCGCTGCTGAGGAAGTTGCAGAGGCAGCTGCAGAAGAGGCAGAGGCTACAGAAGAGTAA
- a CDS encoding sodium-dependent transporter, with protein MERETFQSRLGFLLLSAGCAIGIGNVWRFPYITGKYGGGVFVLLYIFFLVLVGVPVMTMEFAIGRASQKSTVRAYHVLEKPGQKWHVHGYIALAGNFVLMMFYTSVAGWMIHYFYRYVTGSMEGIHGDATAAAFGEMLASPGTVTIWMVLIVAAGFFICSRGLQKGVENVSKWMMVSLLILMLVLAVHSFTLEGGGEGLKFYLMPDFQRTLDSGLFETVTAAMNQAFFTLSLGIGAMLIFGSYLKKDKTLLGESISIACLDTFVAFVSGLIIFPACFAYNVSPDSGPSLIFITLPNIFNSMAGGRIWGSLFFLFMFFASFSTIIAVFENIMACTRDLFHIGRGKAAVINGILMVILSMPCVLGYNVWSAFQPLGAGSTVLDLEDFIVSNFLLPLGSLVYLLFCVSRVGWGFENYRAEANAGEGVKIPKGIRFYVTWILPIFVIIVFLQGLIAKFS; from the coding sequence ATGGAAAGAGAAACATTTCAATCAAGACTTGGTTTCCTGCTGTTGTCTGCAGGCTGCGCCATCGGCATCGGAAACGTATGGAGATTTCCCTATATCACGGGAAAATACGGCGGCGGCGTATTTGTGCTGCTGTACATATTTTTCCTGGTGCTGGTGGGCGTGCCTGTGATGACCATGGAGTTTGCCATCGGCAGAGCCAGTCAGAAGAGCACGGTGCGTGCCTATCATGTACTGGAAAAACCGGGACAGAAATGGCATGTACACGGCTATATCGCCCTTGCCGGCAACTTTGTTCTGATGATGTTCTACACCTCCGTAGCCGGATGGATGATCCACTATTTTTACCGGTATGTCACCGGTTCCATGGAGGGCATCCACGGCGATGCCACAGCAGCGGCTTTCGGTGAGATGCTGGCTTCCCCGGGAACGGTCACCATCTGGATGGTGCTCATCGTTGCGGCAGGATTTTTTATCTGCTCCAGAGGCCTGCAGAAGGGGGTGGAAAACGTTTCCAAATGGATGATGGTATCTCTGCTCATCCTCATGCTTGTGCTGGCGGTGCACAGCTTTACCCTGGAGGGCGGCGGAGAGGGCCTGAAGTTCTATCTGATGCCCGATTTCCAGAGAACGCTGGACAGCGGCCTGTTTGAAACCGTCACCGCAGCCATGAACCAGGCATTTTTCACCCTGAGCCTTGGCATCGGCGCCATGCTGATCTTCGGCAGCTACCTGAAAAAAGACAAAACCCTGCTGGGTGAGTCCATCAGCATTGCCTGCCTGGACACCTTTGTGGCATTCGTATCCGGCCTCATCATTTTCCCGGCCTGCTTTGCCTACAACGTCAGCCCGGACAGCGGCCCGTCCCTGATCTTTATCACCCTGCCCAACATTTTCAATTCCATGGCGGGCGGCAGGATCTGGGGCAGCCTGTTCTTCTTGTTTATGTTTTTTGCATCCTTCTCCACGATCATCGCCGTGTTTGAGAACATTATGGCGTGTACAAGAGATCTGTTCCATATTGGAAGAGGAAAAGCGGCCGTGATCAACGGCATCCTCATGGTGATCCTGTCCATGCCGTGCGTGCTGGGCTACAATGTATGGTCGGCCTTCCAGCCCTTGGGCGCAGGCTCCACCGTTCTGGATCTGGAGGACTTCATCGTCAGCAACTTCCTGCTGCCGCTGGGCTCCCTCGTATATCTGCTCTTCTGTGTCAGCCGCGTGGGCTGGGGCTTTGAAAACTACCGGGCAGAGGCCAATGCGGGCGAGGGTGTGAAGATTCCCAAAGGCATCCGGTTCTATGTGACCTGGATCCTGCCGATCTTCGTCATCATCGTATTTTTACAGGGCCTGATCGCAAAGTTTTCGTAA
- a CDS encoding ABC transporter substrate-binding protein translates to MKGKRVIAGIMLVGILAVTLAGCKNTDDSKKETEKPVITLGSDNYPPYNYLNEDGVPTGIDVELATEAFKRMGYQVEVVQINWEKKKELVESGEIDCIMGCFSMEGRLDDYRWAGPYIASRQVVAVNKNSDIYKLTDLEGKNLAVQSTTKPESIFLNRTDERIPKLGNLISLGHRELIYTFLGKGYVDAAAAHEESIVQYMKDYDASFRILEEPLMITGIGVAFAKEDDRGICEQMDQTLEEMRLDGTSLKIIEKYLDDPEKYLEVDDLGY, encoded by the coding sequence ATGAAAGGAAAAAGAGTGATCGCAGGCATTATGCTTGTAGGAATCTTAGCAGTCACCCTGGCAGGGTGCAAAAATACAGATGACAGTAAAAAAGAAACGGAAAAACCCGTCATTACGCTCGGCAGTGACAATTATCCACCATACAATTATCTGAATGAGGATGGGGTACCGACAGGCATCGATGTAGAACTGGCTACAGAAGCCTTCAAAAGAATGGGCTATCAGGTGGAGGTTGTCCAGATCAACTGGGAGAAGAAAAAAGAACTGGTGGAGAGCGGAGAGATTGACTGTATCATGGGCTGCTTTTCCATGGAAGGACGCCTTGACGATTACCGCTGGGCAGGGCCGTACATAGCAAGCCGTCAGGTGGTCGCTGTAAATAAGAACAGTGATATCTATAAACTGACTGACCTGGAGGGAAAGAACCTGGCTGTCCAGTCCACAACCAAACCGGAAAGCATCTTTCTGAACCGGACAGATGAAAGAATCCCAAAACTGGGAAATCTGATCAGTCTTGGACATCGGGAACTGATCTATACGTTTCTGGGGAAAGGATATGTAGATGCAGCTGCAGCACACGAGGAATCTATCGTTCAGTATATGAAGGATTATGATGCAAGCTTTCGTATCCTGGAAGAGCCTCTGATGATCACCGGAATAGGTGTCGCTTTTGCAAAAGAGGATGACAGAGGAATCTGTGAGCAGATGGACCAGACGCTGGAAGAAATGCGTCTGGATGGCACATCCCTGAAAATCATTGAAAAATATCTGGATGATCCGGAAAAGTATCTGGAGGTGGATGATCTTGGATATTAA
- the tsf gene encoding translation elongation factor Ts: MAITAAMVKELREMSGAGMMDCKKALTATDGDMDKAVEFLREKGLATAQKKAGRIAAEGIVMLKVSDDSKKAVAVEVNAETDFVAKNEKFQGYVAQVAEQALDTTAADIDAFLAEPWKFDTTKTVNEALAGQIAVIGENMKIRRFQQVEEADGFVASYTHMGGKIGVLVDVVTDVVNDAVKEMAKNVAMQVAALKPQYTSRAEVSADYIEHEKGILLAQIKNDPKESQKPEKVIEGMITGRINKELKEICLLDQVYVKAEDGKQSVGKYVEEVAKTNGAKITIKGFVRFETGEGLEKKEEDFAAEVAKQMNA, encoded by the coding sequence ATGGCTATTACAGCAGCAATGGTAAAAGAGTTAAGAGAGATGAGCGGCGCCGGCATGATGGACTGCAAGAAAGCTCTTACCGCTACAGACGGTGATATGGACAAGGCAGTAGAGTTCTTAAGAGAGAAAGGCCTTGCAACCGCACAGAAGAAGGCAGGAAGAATCGCAGCAGAGGGTATCGTTATGCTGAAGGTTTCCGATGATTCCAAGAAGGCAGTCGCTGTAGAAGTAAACGCAGAGACAGACTTCGTTGCAAAGAACGAGAAGTTTCAGGGATACGTTGCACAGGTTGCTGAGCAGGCTCTGGACACCACAGCAGCAGATATCGACGCTTTCCTGGCTGAGCCCTGGAAATTCGATACAACCAAGACTGTAAACGAGGCACTTGCAGGACAGATCGCTGTCATCGGTGAGAACATGAAGATCCGTCGTTTCCAGCAGGTTGAGGAGGCAGACGGTTTCGTAGCTTCCTACACCCATATGGGCGGCAAGATCGGCGTTCTCGTTGACGTTGTCACAGATGTTGTCAACGATGCTGTCAAAGAGATGGCTAAGAACGTAGCAATGCAGGTTGCAGCTCTGAAACCGCAGTACACAAGCCGTGCAGAGGTAAGCGCTGACTACATCGAGCATGAGAAAGGCATCCTTCTTGCACAGATCAAGAACGACCCGAAGGAGTCCCAGAAGCCGGAGAAGGTTATCGAGGGCATGATCACAGGCCGTATCAACAAAGAGCTCAAAGAGATCTGCCTGCTTGACCAGGTATACGTAAAGGCTGAGGACGGCAAGCAGTCCGTTGGCAAGTACGTTGAGGAAGTTGCCAAGACAAACGGCGCAAAGATCACCATCAAAGGCTTCGTTCGTTTCGAGACCGGTGAGGGCCTGGAGAAGAAGGAAGAGGATTTTGCAGCAGAAGTTGCAAAGCAGATGAACGCATAA